The sequence CCGGCCGGTCTTCGGGGATCACTTCCTCCCAGCGCGCGTAGCACAGCGGGCACACATGGATGATGCTCCCCGCCGCGTTGCACGGCTGGGCGCCGTCGTTCGGGCAGTGGTGCTCCTTCGCCATCTCTATCCCTCCGATGGACCCGCTCCACTTATGCCTTTCGGGCTCATGTCGAATCCGTAGAGCCGGTCGCGGTTCGCCTCCAGTTGGTCGACCGCTTTTCCCGTGAATTCCGCGGCGGTCATGACGGCGACGTCGTGCTCCTCGCCCGCCTGGAAGACGGGCGCCATGCGGGCCCGCCACTCCCGGTCGCGGAGGATGTGGTGATCCAGGATCAGCGTGCGCACGTTCGTGGTGCGCAGGATCCGCGAGAGATGGGAGAGGGACCGTTTCGTGTGCTGCTCCGGATAGTTCTCCGGCATGTGGGTCATCGGTCCATCGACGTAGAGGACCGTGGGCTGCGCGTCGATCAGGAACGCGAGGTGCTCCTTCAGCGGCGGACCGAGGACGTCCGCGGTGTGGACGAACACATCGTTGCCGCGGGAGATCCGCGTCATGACGACGTATCCGAGTTCGTCGTTGTATCCGTGCGGCAGGGCCGGCGAGAAGAGGAGCTCCGTCTCGCCGAAGTCCGTCTGGTTGCCGTCCGCCACTTGGACGGCCTTCGGATATTTCTTCAGCTTGCGGACGAACGCGCCGGCCCGTTCGCGCTGACTTCGGTTGATGTGGAACTTCCCGTCCTTCAGGAACGCGATCTTGTTGCGGTAGATCGAAGGCGCGGCCGGGTTGTGATGATCAAAGTGGTAGTGCGAGACCGTGAGGATGTCCGCGCGCTTCGCCGCCTCGCGGATCCCCTGCCAGAGTTCTTTCTGTCTCGCCCGTTCGACGTCATGCGGCGGCAGATCGTAGCGGTACGGACCGAGACGGACGCTCGGATCGAGGAGGATCGTGACGTCGGGCGTCTCGACGAGGGTCGCCATCGAGCGCGCGCCGAGGCTGTCCGCCGCGAGCGGCGTGATCTTCATGGGAACACCGCGTCGGCCCACACCTGCCGCTTCACCTTCTGAAAGCCGAGGGTCGGGAACAGGGCGAGGGACGCCCGGTTGTCTGCATAGGCGTGGAGGGTTGGGACCTTGCCGAGGCGAAGGAGCTCCCGGGAGACCGCGGCGACGACGGCTCGCGCGAGTCCTTGCCTCCGGCGCCCCTCGACGACGTGGACCATCCCGATGTTGGCCGCGCGATTCGTGACGAGGTGGGTGAGGGCCCACGCGACCGGCTCGCGGCCCTCGTAGATCGCGGCGGTAGGCCCCTCCTCGATCCGCCGCCGCACGTACGGTTCCGCGGGCCAGTCCGGCTGCCAGAGCTTTGCGACGCGACCCGCCCACTCCGGATCGAGCGGCCGCACGCGGTCGTCGGGTCGGTCGACAAAGTCCTTCCGGTCGAGATCGAAGAGCCAAGCGGTCCGCGGGCGGAACTCCGTCGCCCGAGCCTCTACGATCGGGAGGGAAAACTCCTCCGTCAGGTGAACGATCGTGAATCCCGACGGCACGCGCTCGCCGAGCGCGCCGGCGGCCGGCGCGTCGAGGGCGTGGAGGGCCACGAAATTCGCGCCGCCGGGACTGCCCATTCGGTGGACCGCGATGAGCCCGCGCGGAGGGGACCCGTGCACGCATACCTCGTAGCCGGGCTGTTGGAACGCGCGATCCCACACGACGGCGTTGCCGATCGGATCGGAGTCGAGTAAGGCCCGTGCGGCGTCGAAATCGAAGGTGGGAGCGGCGGTCGTGAGTTGGGCGAACGGCCCGGGGCACAAAAGGTTTGTCGGCCTCATCGCCGCTCAGACGCGACGCGCAGCTCGGATTTCCTCCTCGATCCCGCGTGCTGTCGCCTCGGGGTCCGATGATTCGTAAATCGCCCGGCCGACGATCACCGCATCCGCGCCGGCCGCGATCGCGGCGGAGGCGCTGCCGCCCTGTGCGCCGACCCCGGGCGCGAGGATCAGCTTCGTGCCGACGATCCCGCGCAGCGTCCGCACGCGATCCGGCCGAGTGGCCGGCGCGATGATCCCCGCGGCTCCCGCGCGGACCGCGATTCGCGCGAACTCCTCCGCGAACTTCGCCGTGTACTCCTGACCGCCCGGATGGCTCAATTCGGTGACGACGAACACGTCCGCGCGGCCCGCGGCCTCGACGCACGCCCGCACGGAGTCTTCGCCCGCGAAGCCGTGGCAGATCACCCCGGACGCACCGGCGGCCACGGCCCGTTCGACGACGAGGCGGCTGATGTTCGGGATGTCCGCGACCTTGAAGTCGCACACGACGTTCGCGAGCGTTGCGAGGTCCTTCACGATCCCGAGGCCGGCCGTGAGGACGAGGGGCCAGCCGATCTTGAGGGCGTCGACGCGGTCCCGGACGGCCCGCGCAATCGACTGCGCCCGCGCGCCGTCGGCCACGTCGAGCGCCACGATCAGCCGGCGTTCGACCCGCATCGGGGCCGGCAGGAGCGGGACGGGCAAAAAGGTTCTCCCGCGGTCGGATTCACGGCGGACCTTTTAAGTAACCCAAGCAGAATCGGACGCCGTCGCGCGATGGCCGAGGTCCAGCGGATCAAGACGAAGATCTGCCTCGTCGGCGAGGCGGCGGTCGGCAAGACCTCCCTCATCCGGCGGTTCGTCCAAGACGAGTTCGACGATCGGTACATCACGACGCTCGGCGCGAAGGTCTCGAAGCGCGAGATGACGTTCGACCTCCCGGACC is a genomic window of Thermoplasmata archaeon containing:
- the pyrF gene encoding orotidine-5'-phosphate decarboxylase → MRVERRLIVALDVADGARAQSIARAVRDRVDALKIGWPLVLTAGLGIVKDLATLANVVCDFKVADIPNISRLVVERAVAAGASGVICHGFAGEDSVRACVEAAGRADVFVVTELSHPGGQEYTAKFAEEFARIAVRAGAAGIIAPATRPDRVRTLRGIVGTKLILAPGVGAQGGSASAAIAAGADAVIVGRAIYESSDPEATARGIEEEIRAARRV
- a CDS encoding GNAT family N-acetyltransferase — translated: MRPTNLLCPGPFAQLTTAAPTFDFDAARALLDSDPIGNAVVWDRAFQQPGYEVCVHGSPPRGLIAVHRMGSPGGANFVALHALDAPAAGALGERVPSGFTIVHLTEEFSLPIVEARATEFRPRTAWLFDLDRKDFVDRPDDRVRPLDPEWAGRVAKLWQPDWPAEPYVRRRIEEGPTAAIYEGREPVAWALTHLVTNRAANIGMVHVVEGRRRQGLARAVVAAVSRELLRLGKVPTLHAYADNRASLALFPTLGFQKVKRQVWADAVFP